In a genomic window of Thiosocius teredinicola:
- a CDS encoding aminotransferase class I/II-fold pyridoxal phosphate-dependent enzyme — translation MTETNAQPGVVDSNDDRPHAQYPPASVPLTPPLTSSSLGRTTEPPPSLLDINYICVSAGRAAITLALQHARIGEGDEVLVPAYHCESMIAPVEHVGATPVYYRIHANTNVDLSDLESRISSRTRAILATHYFGFPQKIVELRSICDRHKLVLIEDCAHAFFGSLGDKPLGSFGDYAVGSAMKFFPMFDGGLLASATRDLGTIELFQPSSALEIKGLVSVVEYAMRYGRLKLFSVPLKIAIKTKDAIWGIAKKAMGRKLNKSLAPSSSEGGYALEPQWIKAKMSRVSRFILCNSKIDRITWGRRGNYNKIVNELSGRPGIKPLFDTLPDGVVPLVVPMIVDNPEIVFPKLKHAGVPIWRFGEYLYPEINEELCANTMFLSRHVFQFPCHPELTRAEIQWMLDTIKQHLPVN, via the coding sequence ATGACCGAAACCAACGCACAGCCGGGTGTCGTAGACAGCAATGACGATAGGCCGCACGCACAATATCCGCCGGCATCGGTACCACTGACGCCGCCGCTCACATCCAGCAGTCTTGGGCGCACGACCGAGCCGCCGCCATCCCTGTTGGATATCAACTACATCTGTGTGTCAGCCGGCCGGGCGGCGATCACCCTCGCCCTGCAACACGCAAGAATCGGTGAAGGCGACGAGGTGCTGGTACCGGCCTACCATTGCGAGTCGATGATTGCGCCGGTCGAACACGTCGGCGCTACCCCTGTCTACTACCGCATCCACGCGAACACCAATGTCGACCTGAGCGACCTCGAGAGCAGAATCTCGTCACGGACGCGGGCGATACTGGCAACGCACTACTTCGGCTTTCCGCAGAAGATCGTCGAACTGCGCTCAATCTGCGATCGCCACAAGCTGGTGCTGATCGAAGACTGCGCCCACGCCTTTTTCGGCTCACTCGGCGACAAACCCCTAGGCTCTTTCGGTGACTACGCCGTCGGCAGTGCCATGAAGTTCTTCCCGATGTTCGACGGCGGCCTGCTGGCCTCCGCTACGCGCGACCTCGGCACCATCGAGTTGTTCCAGCCCTCTTCTGCGCTCGAGATCAAAGGCCTGGTCAGCGTTGTCGAATACGCCATGCGCTACGGGCGCCTCAAGCTATTCAGCGTGCCGCTGAAGATCGCGATAAAGACCAAGGACGCCATATGGGGAATCGCCAAGAAAGCGATGGGCAGAAAGCTCAACAAGAGCCTCGCGCCATCGTCGTCCGAAGGCGGCTATGCCCTGGAGCCGCAGTGGATCAAAGCCAAGATGTCACGCGTGTCGCGCTTCATCCTGTGCAACTCGAAGATCGACCGCATAACCTGGGGGCGGCGCGGAAACTACAACAAGATCGTCAACGAGCTGTCCGGCCGACCGGGCATCAAGCCGCTGTTCGACACACTACCCGATGGTGTCGTCCCCCTGGTCGTCCCCATGATCGTCGACAACCCCGAAATCGTTTTCCCGAAACTGAAACATGCCGGCGTTCCAATCTGGCGATTCGGCGAGTATCTGTATCCCGAAATCAACGAGGAACTCTGCGCGAACACGATGTTCCTGTCGCGCCATGTTTTTCAGTTTCCCTGTCACCCTGAACTCACACGCGCAGAGATTCAGTGGATGCTGGATACGATAAAACAACACCTCCCTGTTAACTGA
- a CDS encoding tetratricopeptide repeat protein, translating into MGEMNAQRIVVTNAMVTTYSTGPITELPKSIVFNNVTFRAVAIVLLLFGLAGQSTAKVRLFDKDIGWPGETLLGEPCYGRPQGTGPFDYADPRFATKGEYRHIIGHSGMSVRTLVEGAHFKPQTERLERGVKSVSPMPDIDYTIRAFPNHHRALWAMVRYYLRQLKRNPNPVVLSGIRRGSSFPPPECYFYRAEAFNPHDPGVPAIFGLYLHKLEKFDAALAQYKKAESMGSPSSDLYYNMGLLYADMNDLENAQKYADIARKSGHPLTGLQRKIDRLKAKQKQSDLADQ; encoded by the coding sequence ATGGGAGAAATGAATGCCCAGCGCATAGTGGTGACTAATGCAATGGTGACCACGTATAGTACAGGTCCCATAACTGAATTACCCAAGTCGATCGTGTTCAACAACGTTACATTTCGCGCCGTTGCCATTGTGCTGCTGTTGTTCGGATTGGCAGGCCAATCGACCGCCAAGGTACGCCTGTTCGACAAAGATATCGGCTGGCCGGGTGAAACCCTGCTGGGAGAGCCCTGCTATGGCCGCCCTCAGGGAACCGGGCCTTTTGACTATGCCGACCCCAGATTCGCGACGAAGGGCGAATATCGCCACATCATCGGACACTCCGGTATGTCGGTGCGCACGCTGGTTGAAGGTGCCCATTTCAAACCGCAGACAGAGCGGCTGGAACGAGGCGTCAAATCGGTCAGCCCGATGCCCGATATCGACTATACGATTCGGGCATTCCCGAATCACCACCGCGCATTGTGGGCAATGGTGCGTTACTACCTGCGCCAGCTGAAGCGGAACCCGAACCCGGTCGTGCTCTCCGGTATCCGCCGCGGTAGTTCGTTTCCCCCTCCAGAATGTTATTTTTACCGCGCAGAGGCGTTCAATCCGCACGACCCGGGTGTGCCCGCAATCTTCGGCCTCTACCTGCATAAACTGGAAAAGTTTGACGCTGCCCTGGCCCAATACAAGAAAGCGGAAAGCATGGGGAGCCCCAGTTCGGACCTCTACTACAACATGGGCCTGTTGTACGCCGATATGAACGACCTCGAGAACGCGCAAAAGTATGCCGATATCGCGCGCAAGAGCGGACACCCCCTAACCGGACTACAACGAAAGATCGACCGCCTGAAGGCCAAACAAAAACAAAGCGATCTGGCCGACCAGTGA
- the hslO gene encoding Hsp33 family molecular chaperone HslO, whose protein sequence is MPKPAAQIHGDSLYRFTFEAFGVRGEVVTLAASWRAVVERHDYGDAISAYLGQALAATTLLSGTIKFSGSLILQLQGDGPLRTLVAQATDRRMIRGMAHSEGDVPAGDIAAAIGQGRLVLTASAPNGERYQGIVELEGTRLSRVIEKYFDQSEQLPSRLWLAADKDIAAGLLLQRLPGGDFDEEDWRRVCILADTLNDDELLSTSPELLLRRLFHEEDVRLFEPEPVAFRCSCSRERVADTLRSLGRAELDDILAEQGAIETHCEFCNAHYRFDSIDVASLFSPAPIAEPPDVTQ, encoded by the coding sequence ATGCCTAAACCCGCGGCACAAATCCACGGCGACTCGCTTTACCGCTTTACGTTCGAAGCATTCGGCGTTCGTGGCGAAGTGGTTACTTTGGCTGCGAGCTGGCGAGCGGTCGTTGAAAGGCACGATTACGGCGATGCAATTTCGGCGTATCTCGGTCAGGCGCTTGCCGCGACCACCCTGTTGTCGGGGACGATAAAGTTCTCCGGTTCGTTGATTCTGCAGCTGCAGGGCGACGGGCCGTTGCGCACCCTGGTTGCCCAGGCCACGGATCGGCGCATGATCCGCGGTATGGCGCACAGCGAGGGGGATGTGCCGGCGGGCGACATCGCGGCGGCGATTGGGCAGGGTCGCCTGGTACTGACGGCCAGTGCGCCGAACGGCGAGCGATATCAGGGGATAGTCGAGCTCGAAGGCACTCGTTTGTCGCGAGTGATCGAAAAGTATTTCGACCAGTCGGAGCAGTTGCCCAGCCGGCTTTGGCTTGCGGCCGACAAAGACATCGCGGCCGGCCTGTTGCTGCAACGTCTGCCCGGCGGCGACTTCGATGAGGAAGATTGGCGCCGGGTATGCATCCTCGCAGACACGCTAAATGACGATGAGCTGCTGAGTACGTCGCCGGAGCTGTTGCTGCGTCGATTGTTTCACGAAGAAGACGTGCGATTGTTCGAGCCGGAGCCGGTGGCATTTCGTTGCAGCTGCTCGCGCGAGCGCGTCGCCGACACCTTGCGGTCTCTCGGGAGGGCGGAACTCGACGACATCCTGGCCGAACAGGGTGCGATCGAGACCCACTGCGAGTTCTGCAACGCCCATTACCGCTTCGATTCGATCGATGTGGCCTCGCTGTTCTCGCCGGCGCCGATCGCCGAACCGCCGGATGTGACGCAGTAG
- the msrA gene encoding peptide-methionine (S)-S-oxide reductase MsrA, which yields MQKKRTEMPGPNDALPGRDTAMPVENRHFVSGHPIQPPFPDGMQQAMFGLGCFWGAERRFWQQPGVYTTAVGYAGGYTPNPTYDEVCTGLTGHNEVVLVVYDPSTVDYRQLLKVFWESHDPTQGMRQGNDVGTQYRSGIYVFSEEQLNQAKETLAEFQQALNSRNIGAITTEIIEAPTFYYAETYHQQYLAKNPHGYCGLGGTGICLPEA from the coding sequence ATGCAGAAAAAGCGGACCGAGATGCCGGGGCCCAACGATGCGCTGCCCGGTCGAGATACCGCCATGCCGGTCGAAAACCGGCATTTCGTTTCCGGCCATCCGATCCAACCACCGTTCCCCGACGGGATGCAGCAGGCGATGTTCGGCCTGGGCTGCTTCTGGGGTGCTGAAAGGCGTTTCTGGCAACAGCCCGGGGTCTACACGACGGCCGTCGGCTACGCTGGCGGCTACACCCCTAACCCGACATACGACGAAGTCTGCACTGGGTTGACCGGTCACAACGAGGTCGTACTGGTCGTCTACGACCCGAGCACCGTCGACTACCGGCAGCTATTGAAGGTGTTCTGGGAATCGCACGATCCAACCCAAGGCATGCGCCAGGGCAATGACGTCGGCACGCAATACCGGTCAGGCATTTACGTTTTCTCCGAAGAGCAGCTCAACCAGGCGAAAGAAACACTGGCGGAGTTCCAGCAAGCGTTGAACTCGCGCAACATCGGTGCAATCACCACCGAGATCATCGAAGCGCCGACGTTCTACTACGCCGAGACGTATCACCAGCAGTACCTGGCGAAGAATCCGCACGGCTATTGTGGGCTGGGCGGCACCGGCATCTGCCTGCCGGAAGCCTGA
- a CDS encoding VanZ family protein → MIPLFGRQTAPFFRVLFALALIIVTWLGVSPDPLPSVNWSAYDKLAHFATYALLGMLIDASWPEQPFGVHKWLALIAYGIFIELVQSQVPNRMFSLADVVANTAGIALYAFVFARFFRTYLSR, encoded by the coding sequence GTGATCCCGCTGTTCGGCCGGCAGACCGCCCCATTCTTCCGGGTGCTGTTTGCCTTGGCGCTCATCATAGTGACCTGGCTTGGGGTGAGCCCGGACCCACTGCCCAGCGTCAATTGGAGCGCGTACGACAAGCTGGCACATTTTGCGACCTACGCGCTGCTTGGCATGCTGATCGACGCCAGTTGGCCGGAACAGCCCTTCGGCGTTCACAAATGGCTGGCGCTGATCGCCTACGGCATCTTCATCGAGCTCGTGCAAAGCCAGGTGCCAAACCGCATGTTCAGCCTCGCAGACGTCGTGGCGAATACGGCAGGCATCGCGCTCTATGCCTTTGTCTTCGCAAGATTTTTTCGCACTTACCTCAGTCGCTGA
- the purD gene encoding phosphoribosylamine--glycine ligase, whose translation MKILVIGGGGREHALAWKAAQSPLVDHVYVAPGNAGTAREPKMENIQISSENVEALLEFARQRDIGLTIVGPEAPLVIGVVDAFDAAGIKCFGPTQGAAQLEGSKSFTKDFLARHDIPTAAYRTFTEVEPALAYVREQGAPIVVKADGLAAGKGVIVAMELATAEEAIRDMLSGNAFGEAGHRVVVEEFLDGEEASFIVMADGEHVLPMATSQDHKRVGDGDTGLNTGGMGAYSPAPVVTDAVYARIMDEVIMPTIRGMAAEGLPYTGFLYAGLMITADGTPKVIEYNCRFGDPETQPIMLRMQSDLVAHCLAALDGKLDHEETAWDERRAVGVVLAAGGYPASYDKGDVITGLPTSDAADRKVFHAGTSIEDDQVVTAGGRVLCATALGATVAEAQQAAYELAARISWPGMFYRKDIGYRAIARENA comes from the coding sequence ATGAAGATTCTGGTCATCGGCGGCGGCGGCCGCGAGCACGCCTTGGCGTGGAAAGCAGCACAATCCCCCCTGGTAGATCACGTGTATGTCGCGCCCGGCAACGCCGGCACGGCGCGCGAACCCAAGATGGAGAACATCCAGATCTCATCGGAAAACGTCGAAGCGTTGCTCGAATTCGCCCGCCAGCGGGATATCGGGCTGACCATCGTCGGCCCGGAAGCGCCGCTGGTGATCGGCGTTGTCGATGCCTTCGACGCCGCAGGGATCAAGTGTTTCGGACCGACCCAGGGCGCCGCGCAACTCGAGGGCTCGAAATCGTTCACCAAGGACTTTCTTGCCCGGCACGATATCCCTACCGCCGCCTACCGCACCTTCACCGAGGTGGAGCCGGCGTTGGCCTATGTGCGCGAGCAAGGGGCACCGATCGTCGTCAAGGCTGATGGCTTGGCGGCCGGCAAGGGCGTGATCGTGGCGATGGAACTCGCGACCGCTGAAGAGGCGATCCGCGACATGCTATCTGGCAATGCGTTCGGCGAAGCCGGCCACCGGGTAGTCGTCGAGGAGTTTCTCGACGGCGAAGAGGCCAGCTTCATCGTAATGGCCGACGGCGAACACGTGCTGCCGATGGCCACCAGCCAAGATCACAAGCGGGTCGGCGACGGCGATACCGGCCTCAACACCGGTGGCATGGGCGCCTATTCGCCGGCGCCGGTCGTCACCGACGCTGTGTACGCGCGGATCATGGACGAAGTCATCATGCCGACGATCCGTGGCATGGCCGCCGAAGGCCTGCCCTACACCGGTTTTCTGTATGCCGGATTGATGATCACTGCCGACGGCACGCCCAAGGTGATCGAGTACAACTGCCGCTTCGGCGACCCGGAAACCCAGCCGATCATGCTGCGCATGCAATCCGATCTGGTCGCGCATTGCCTGGCGGCGCTCGACGGCAAACTCGACCATGAAGAAACCGCCTGGGACGAGCGGCGCGCGGTCGGCGTCGTGCTGGCAGCGGGTGGTTATCCTGCAAGCTACGACAAAGGTGATGTGATCACCGGTCTGCCAACATCAGACGCCGCCGATCGCAAGGTCTTTCATGCCGGCACGAGCATCGAGGACGACCAGGTGGTAACCGCTGGCGGTCGGGTGCTGTGCGCTACGGCGCTGGGCGCCACCGTTGCCGAGGCCCAGCAGGCAGCCTATGAACTCGCCGCCCGGATCAGCTGGCCCGGCATGTTCTACCGCAAAGACATCGGCTACCGCGCCATCGCCCGCGAAAACGCGTGA
- the lpxA gene encoding acyl-ACP--UDP-N-acetylglucosamine O-acyltransferase, which produces MSLIHPSAIVEDGAIVDPSVRIGPFTLIESGAEIGAGCVIESSVRIYAQTKMGENNTVCHGATIGSAPQDLSYTPDKGKPLTIGSGNHFKEGVNISHGVKEEHGTIVGNDNFLMAFSHIGHDCIVGNNNIFANTATLGGHVELGNRVFLSGHVAVHQFCRIGDFAMVGGVSGVRQDVPPYAMANGQYARFVGINLVGLRRAGFSQSQRSAIKQAYRLLLQSGLKTPDAIERVKSGDMTAEVEAIVHFFETGQRGIITVG; this is translated from the coding sequence ATGTCGCTAATTCACCCCAGCGCCATCGTCGAAGACGGCGCCATCGTCGACCCCAGTGTGCGCATCGGCCCGTTCACGCTGATCGAATCCGGTGCCGAGATCGGCGCCGGCTGCGTTATCGAAAGCAGTGTCCGGATCTATGCCCAGACCAAGATGGGCGAAAACAACACCGTGTGCCATGGGGCAACCATCGGTAGCGCGCCGCAAGACCTCAGCTATACGCCGGACAAAGGCAAGCCACTGACCATCGGCAGCGGCAACCATTTCAAGGAAGGCGTGAACATCAGCCACGGGGTCAAAGAGGAACATGGCACCATCGTCGGCAACGACAACTTCCTAATGGCCTTCAGCCATATCGGGCACGACTGCATCGTCGGCAACAACAACATCTTCGCCAACACGGCGACCCTGGGTGGCCATGTCGAGCTGGGTAACCGGGTGTTTCTGTCAGGCCATGTCGCCGTTCACCAGTTCTGTCGGATTGGCGATTTCGCCATGGTGGGCGGGGTGTCCGGCGTACGTCAGGATGTGCCGCCCTATGCCATGGCCAACGGGCAATATGCGCGCTTTGTCGGGATCAACCTGGTGGGCCTACGTCGCGCCGGTTTCTCACAGAGCCAACGCAGCGCCATCAAACAGGCCTACAGACTACTGTTGCAGAGCGGTCTGAAGACTCCGGATGCCATCGAAAGGGTCAAGTCCGGCGACATGACCGCCGAGGTCGAGGCGATCGTGCACTTCTTCGAGACCGGGCAGCGCGGAATAATCACCGTCGGCTAA
- a CDS encoding MGMT family protein: protein MDDYEQQLYTWVAAIPSGRVVTYGQLAALIGRPNGARWVGRRMAQLPPGSTLPWHRVLNAAGRSSLPLGKGGSNRQLRLLAREGVLVVDGRVSLARFRWDPAADDASIGASD, encoded by the coding sequence ATGGACGACTATGAACAACAACTCTATACCTGGGTCGCCGCCATACCGTCCGGGCGCGTCGTGACCTATGGACAGCTTGCCGCGCTGATCGGGCGGCCCAACGGCGCGCGCTGGGTCGGCAGGCGTATGGCGCAACTCCCACCGGGCTCGACCCTGCCGTGGCATCGTGTGCTCAATGCCGCCGGTCGATCCAGCCTGCCTCTCGGCAAAGGCGGCTCGAATCGTCAGCTGCGCCTGCTCGCCCGCGAGGGCGTGTTGGTCGTCGACGGCCGGGTTTCGCTGGCGCGATTCCGTTGGGATCCCGCGGCTGACGATGCATCGATTGGCGCGTCGGACTAG
- the purH gene encoding bifunctional phosphoribosylaminoimidazolecarboxamide formyltransferase/IMP cyclohydrolase, translating to MPTITRALISVSDKTGVVEFARDLAEAGVEILSTGGTAKLLRDNDIAVMEVSDYTGFPEMMDGRVKTLHPKVHGGILGRRGTDDEVMERHGIGRIDLVAVNLYPFQQAVADPDCTLENAIENIDIGGPTMIRAAAKNYRDVAVVVDPQDYGQIIQEMRSNNGEVRGETCFRLSVKTFEHTAQYDGAIANYLGATDHSGSKREFPNTINLQFRQVQTMRYGENPHQNAAFFVEQDIQESSVATAHQLQGKELSYNNIADTDAALECVKQFDEGPTCVIVKHANPCGVALGENLLEAYDRAYSTDPESAFGGIIAFNAELDGETAQAIVDRQFVEVIIAPTVSAEAIEAVRAKKNVRLLACGEWAAEDIHRFDYKRVNGGLLVQDADLQLLNDTKVVTERKPSDDEMRDLLFTWRVAKFVKSNAIVYGKNGMTIGVGAGQMSRVNSARIAGIKAEHAGLEVKGSVMASDAFFPFRDGIDNAAQAGIAAVIQPGGSMRDEEVIAAANEHGMAMVFTGMRHFRH from the coding sequence ATGCCCACTATCACCCGAGCACTGATCAGCGTCTCTGACAAAACCGGCGTCGTCGAATTCGCCCGCGACCTGGCCGAAGCCGGCGTCGAGATCCTTTCCACCGGCGGCACTGCGAAACTGCTGCGCGACAACGATATCGCCGTCATGGAAGTCAGTGACTACACCGGGTTCCCGGAGATGATGGATGGGCGCGTCAAAACACTGCACCCGAAAGTACACGGTGGCATCCTCGGGCGCCGCGGCACCGACGACGAGGTCATGGAACGCCATGGGATTGGCCGGATCGACTTGGTTGCCGTCAACCTGTACCCGTTCCAGCAGGCGGTAGCCGACCCCGACTGCACCCTGGAAAACGCCATCGAGAACATCGACATCGGCGGGCCCACCATGATCCGTGCGGCAGCCAAGAACTACCGCGACGTGGCCGTGGTGGTCGACCCGCAGGATTATGGCCAGATCATCCAGGAGATGCGCAGCAACAATGGCGAAGTCCGCGGTGAAACCTGCTTCCGCCTTTCGGTGAAGACGTTCGAGCACACCGCGCAGTACGACGGCGCGATCGCCAACTACCTCGGTGCCACCGATCACAGCGGCAGCAAGCGCGAGTTCCCCAATACCATCAACCTGCAGTTCCGCCAGGTTCAGACCATGCGCTACGGCGAGAACCCGCATCAGAATGCGGCGTTCTTCGTCGAACAGGATATCCAGGAATCCAGCGTGGCAACGGCGCACCAACTCCAGGGCAAGGAACTGTCTTATAACAACATCGCCGATACCGATGCGGCCCTCGAATGCGTCAAGCAGTTCGACGAGGGGCCGACCTGCGTTATCGTCAAGCACGCCAATCCGTGCGGCGTGGCGCTCGGCGAAAACCTGCTCGAAGCCTATGACCGCGCCTACAGCACCGATCCGGAATCGGCCTTCGGCGGCATCATCGCGTTCAACGCCGAACTCGATGGCGAGACCGCGCAGGCAATCGTCGACCGGCAGTTCGTCGAAGTCATCATCGCGCCGACCGTTTCGGCTGAGGCCATCGAGGCGGTGCGCGCCAAGAAGAACGTGCGCCTGCTGGCGTGCGGCGAGTGGGCTGCCGAAGATATCCACCGTTTCGACTACAAGCGCGTCAACGGCGGCCTCCTGGTGCAGGATGCCGATCTGCAACTGCTCAACGACACCAAAGTCGTCACCGAACGCAAACCGAGCGATGACGAGATGCGTGATCTGCTGTTCACATGGCGGGTCGCCAAGTTCGTGAAATCAAATGCAATCGTGTACGGCAAAAACGGCATGACCATCGGTGTCGGCGCTGGCCAGATGAGCCGTGTCAACTCGGCGCGTATCGCCGGCATCAAGGCAGAACACGCGGGCCTGGAGGTGAAAGGCTCGGTGATGGCATCCGATGCCTTCTTCCCGTTCCGCGACGGTATCGACAACGCCGCCCAGGCGGGGATTGCCGCGGTGATCCAGCCAGGCGGTTCGATGCGCGATGAAGAGGTGATCGCTGCGGCCAATGAGCACGGCATGGCGATGGTATTCACCGGCATGCGCCACTTCCGTCACTGA
- the fis gene encoding DNA-binding transcriptional regulator Fis — protein MSFEGTHYSPRVTGSFAVAKTKKKEPLREVVRDALVHYFDQLDGTQPNDLHQLVMQQVEQPLFETVMEYTGGNQSKAATLLGISRSTLRKKLAQYEIE, from the coding sequence GTGAGCTTTGAAGGTACGCATTATTCGCCCCGCGTTACAGGTAGTTTTGCCGTGGCCAAGACGAAAAAGAAAGAACCGCTCCGCGAAGTCGTTCGTGACGCCCTGGTCCATTATTTCGATCAGCTCGATGGCACGCAGCCCAATGACCTGCATCAGCTGGTGATGCAGCAGGTCGAACAACCGTTGTTCGAAACCGTGATGGAATACACCGGCGGAAACCAGAGCAAGGCAGCCACCCTGCTCGGAATCAGCCGCAGCACGTTGCGAAAAAAACTGGCGCAGTACGAAATCGAATAA
- the dusB gene encoding tRNA dihydrouridine synthase DusB, protein MRIGPHQLDNNLIVAPMAGVTDRPFRALCRRLGAGLAVSEMITADASLYGTRKTVRRLDHKGEPGPISVQIVGTEPQRMAEAARVNVAHGAQIIDINMGCPAKKVCKVAAGSALMRDEDLVKRILDAVVAAVEVPVTLKMRTGWDAHNRNAPQIAHLAQNAGIAAIAVHGRTRACGFRGEAEFDTVRQVKNAVTIPVIANGDIDSPRKAADVLSVSGADALMVGRAAQGRPWIFREIVHFLKTGEQLAAPDPEWIRDLLLEHLDELYGLYGAKHGVQVARKHIAWYCKSQPGATAFRQRINAAQTTQEQGRLIREFFSTLNDKKTTGISPVSTKEVQAA, encoded by the coding sequence GTGCGAATCGGTCCACATCAACTTGACAACAATTTGATCGTGGCGCCCATGGCCGGTGTCACCGACCGTCCGTTTCGCGCCCTGTGCCGTCGCCTGGGAGCCGGACTCGCCGTATCGGAAATGATCACGGCCGACGCGAGTCTGTATGGCACCCGCAAGACCGTCAGGCGACTCGATCACAAAGGCGAACCCGGCCCGATCTCAGTGCAGATTGTCGGCACCGAGCCGCAACGCATGGCCGAAGCGGCACGCGTAAACGTCGCCCACGGTGCACAGATCATCGACATCAACATGGGCTGTCCAGCCAAGAAGGTGTGCAAGGTGGCTGCCGGTTCGGCGCTGATGCGCGACGAAGACCTGGTAAAGCGAATTCTCGACGCCGTGGTTGCGGCGGTTGAGGTGCCGGTCACACTGAAGATGCGCACCGGGTGGGATGCGCACAATCGCAACGCGCCACAGATCGCACACTTGGCGCAGAATGCCGGTATCGCGGCGATCGCCGTACACGGCCGCACGCGGGCATGCGGGTTTCGCGGCGAGGCTGAATTCGACACCGTGCGGCAGGTGAAGAATGCAGTGACGATTCCGGTGATCGCCAACGGCGACATCGACTCACCGCGCAAAGCCGCCGATGTGCTGTCTGTAAGCGGCGCCGATGCGCTGATGGTCGGACGCGCGGCGCAAGGCCGACCTTGGATATTTCGCGAGATCGTTCACTTTCTGAAGACCGGTGAACAACTTGCGGCACCGGATCCCGAATGGATACGGGATCTTCTGCTCGAGCACCTGGACGAACTGTACGGCCTGTATGGCGCAAAGCATGGCGTGCAAGTGGCTCGCAAGCACATCGCTTGGTATTGCAAATCGCAACCGGGAGCAACCGCATTTCGGCAACGGATCAATGCAGCACAAACAACACAAGAACAAGGTAGGCTGATCAGGGAGTTTTTCAGCACCCTCAATGACAAGAAGACAACGGGTATCAGCCCAGTGTCCACAAAGGAGGTACAGGCAGCGTGA
- a CDS encoding zinc-ribbon and DUF3426 domain-containing protein produces the protein MKTYCPKCQTLNNVKASDLLESEGLTRCSACDTLFDALDGVGEPPSDRAPDSHPGERARDKGATAPQESSPQPQALDGDLPALQASPEAALDVLDTLYEKKSRFGALYVTLAVILVAALAMQLAWQNRELLLRQFPLLEPVCEFIECRPSLVHAPNKFIIVYRDIQPTENVASSLTLNARIRNDADTAQPLPDIQLSLMNTNGLVLVRRRLTPREYLYPPPPKDRVIDAGEVITISLDFEDPGYQATGFAIDFL, from the coding sequence GTGAAGACCTATTGTCCGAAATGCCAAACGCTGAACAACGTCAAAGCGAGCGATCTTCTCGAATCCGAAGGTCTTACGCGCTGTTCCGCCTGCGATACTTTGTTCGACGCACTCGACGGCGTCGGCGAACCTCCGTCCGACCGTGCGCCCGATTCGCATCCGGGAGAGCGCGCGCGCGACAAAGGCGCCACCGCACCACAAGAATCCTCGCCGCAACCGCAGGCACTCGATGGCGATTTGCCGGCGCTACAGGCGTCGCCCGAGGCCGCACTTGATGTCTTGGACACCCTGTACGAGAAGAAATCGAGGTTCGGCGCCCTGTACGTGACATTGGCCGTGATATTGGTCGCCGCGTTGGCCATGCAGCTTGCCTGGCAGAACCGCGAGCTGCTGCTTCGCCAATTTCCGCTGCTCGAACCGGTTTGCGAATTTATCGAATGCAGACCCAGTCTGGTTCACGCGCCAAACAAGTTCATCATCGTTTATCGCGACATCCAGCCCACGGAGAACGTTGCCAGTTCATTAACGCTGAATGCACGCATCCGTAACGATGCAGACACCGCTCAACCGTTGCCGGACATTCAATTGTCGTTGATGAACACCAACGGGTTGGTGTTGGTTAGACGTCGTCTGACGCCACGCGAATATCTTTACCCACCACCGCCCAAAGATCGCGTTATCGATGCGGGCGAAGTAATCACTATCAGCCTGGATTTTGAAGATCCCGGGTACCAGGCAACCGGCTTTGCAATCGACTTTCTATAG